Proteins from one Mercurialis annua linkage group LG7, ddMerAnnu1.2, whole genome shotgun sequence genomic window:
- the LOC126654958 gene encoding basic leucine zipper 4-like has product MLSTIPTTFPATGSLLGDPFPSFEAGFTPWDDYAQFFEYNQDSQNSSPKPVGSSTGSVEPNEQNLSDPTPADSNSSSDREPNQTAVSVIDDRKRKRMISNRESARRSRMRKQKHLENLRNQVSRLRVENRDLTNRLRFVLYHSQSLRRENDQLRSEHSMLRQKLSNIRQILLFRQLQQFTSAWPCNNIITNEQQISSSLITS; this is encoded by the coding sequence ATGTTGTCAACTATTCCGACTACCTTTCCGGCCACCGGCTCTTTGCTCGGAGATCCATTTCCGTCTTTCGAAGCTGGCTTCACCCCGTGGGATGATTATGCTCAATTCTTTGAGTATAATCAAGACTCACAAAACTCATCACCAAAACCGGTCGGTTCGAGCACCGGTTCTGTTGAACCGAACGAACAGAACCTGTCCGATCCAACTCCTGCCGACTCTAATTCCAGCTCTGACCGTGAACCAAACCAGACTGCGGTTTCGGTTATTGATGACCGGAAAAGGAAAAGGATGATATCGAACCGGGAGTCAGCCAGACGATCAAGGATGCGAAAACAGAAGCACTTAGAAAACTTAAGGAACCAAGTGAGCCGGCTAAGAGTTGAGAACCGGGATTTAACGAACCGGTTGCGATTTGTATTGTACCATAGCCAAAGTTTACGAAGAGAGAACGATCAACTCCGGTCTGAACATAGTATGTTAAGACAAAAGCTGTCGAACATACGTCAAATTTTGTTGTTCAGGCAACTTCAACAATTCACGTCTGCATGGCCATGCAATAATATAATCACCAATGAACAACAAATCTCATCATCGCTAATCACTTCATAA